The sequence below is a genomic window from Bradyrhizobium septentrionale.
CCGAAGAACAGCCACAGCGCCACGATGAAGCCGATCGTCAGGGCGTAGACGGCGAGGCTCTGGCCGGTGAAGCGCAGCGGGCCCGCGGTCAGCGCGGCATTCGACAGCGCCGGCGCGCGCAGGCCTTCGGCGCCGAAGAACACCAGGCCCAGGCCTTGCAGCGCGAGGTGGCAGCCGACCGAGGCGATCAGGAGCACCAGCACCGAGGTGTGCGCGATCGGCTGGAAAGCGATGCGGTAGAGGAACAGCCCGATCGCCGCCACGATCAGGAGCGCCAGTGCAATGTTGACGGCGATCGGCGTGTTGGGACCAACCAGGGCGTAAACGAGGCCGAGCAGCGCGAAGGGGAAGGCGATGTTGAGCGCGACGGATCGCATCACCAGCCGCGCATGCAGCGCCTTGCGGGCGAAGAACAGGTCGAGGGCGAAGGCGACGAGGCCCATCGCGACGGCTAGCCGCACCGTGCCGGGCACCTGGCCGGTCGCCAGCATGGCGTAGCTCAGCGCGCCGTAGGTCACGAATTCGCCCTGCGGGATCAGGATCACCCGCGTCACCGCGAACACCAGCACCAGGGCCAGCCCGAGCAGTGCGTAGATCGCGCCATTGGTGATGCCGTCCTGCAGCAGGAACAGCATGATCGTTGTGTTCAAGGCCGGGCGCTCCCCCTTAGGCGTCGGACCGCCGCAACCGGTTGTGCCGGTCGGGTCGGCCGATATCGGCTGTTGATAGCTGCCGATATTTGATATAGTGCATAACGATTATTAGATATAATCTCAAGGTCCCCGAGCGTCCCGCGGGGTTTTTGTACCGGGATTGCGAGCCTGGAGCGATGACTGTTTCCAAGACCGCCGCCGATGCCGTCCGATCACCGCGTGCCCTGCGCAGGGAACCGGTCGATCCTGCCGGGGACGACAGCATGCTGCAACTGGGCGAACTGTCCGGACTGCTCGGCTATTCGCTGAAGCGTGCGCAGCTCAAGGTGTTCGAGGACTTCCTGCGCTGCGTCGCGCCGCTGCAGCTGACGCCGGCGCAGTTCTCGGTGCTGCTGCTGCTCGACAAGAATCCGGGCCGCAACCAGACCGAGATCGCCAACACGCTCGGCATCCTCAGGCCGAATTTCGTCGCCATGCTCGATGCGCTGGAGAGCCGCGACCTTTGCGCGCGGATGCGCTCCACCAACGACCGCCGCTCCCACATCCTGGTCCTGACCGACAGGGGCCGCGCCGTGTTGGCGCGCGCCAAGAAGCTGGTCGCCAACAAGCACGAGGCGCGGCTGATCGAGGTGCTCGGCCCCGCCAACCACGCCGCGCTGCTGGAGATGCTGGCGAAGCTCGCGCAGGAGTTTTGAGGGGCGTGACGGCCCATCCGCTCGCGATGACGCGCTGGGTTGATACATGTCCGGCATGCGGGCGTCGCCAAGCGACGAACCCATCGCGGTCTAAAGCTTGTAGCCGATGTTTCGCAGCAGATCCTTCCGCCACGCGATGTCGGCGTCGGTTTCGACGCCGAGCGGCGAGGCGCCATCCACCACACCGAGCACGCCGCGCCCGAGCTCCGTCTGCGCGACGATCACCTGTGTGGGATTGGCCGTCGCGCAATAGATGCGGCAGACCTCCGGCACCGCGCGCACCGCCGCCAGCACGTTGACGGGAAAGAACCCGTCGCCGAGGAAAATCAGGAAGGTGTGACCGGCGCCGATCGCCAATGCGTTGTCGCGTGCCAGGGCGAGCGAGGCGTCGTCGTTACCGGAGCAGCGCACCAACCGCTTGCCGGAGGCCTCGCAGAAAGCCAACCCGAAGCGGATGCGCGGAACCGCGCCCACCAGCGCTTCGTGAAGGTCTTCCACGGTCTTGATGAAATGCGACTGGCCGAAGATGAAGTTGGTCTCATCCGGCTTGACGATGGGCACCACGGTGAGGTCCATGGCTTCGCTCCTGCACGGTGAGCTCCCCAATCCATGGTAGGCCGTCGGAGGGCGTTTGCAAGCGGCCACAGGCGCTCAAATGTGCCGGCTGTCTGCTTCCGGCTCACGCCGACCAGACC
It includes:
- a CDS encoding branched-chain amino acid ABC transporter permease; its protein translation is MNTTIMLFLLQDGITNGAIYALLGLALVLVFAVTRVILIPQGEFVTYGALSYAMLATGQVPGTVRLAVAMGLVAFALDLFFARKALHARLVMRSVALNIAFPFALLGLVYALVGPNTPIAVNIALALLIVAAIGLFLYRIAFQPIAHTSVLVLLIASVGCHLALQGLGLVFFGAEGLRAPALSNAALTAGPLRFTGQSLAVYALTIGFIVALWLFFGYTKTGKALRATAVNRLGARLVGIRTTLSGQIAFLLASVIGAISGILIVPITTLYYDTGFLIGLKGFIAAIIGGLVSYPLTAVAAIVVGIVEAFSSFYASNFKEVIVFTLILPVLVLRSLAAPAVEEEKD
- a CDS encoding MarR family winged helix-turn-helix transcriptional regulator; the protein is MTVSKTAADAVRSPRALRREPVDPAGDDSMLQLGELSGLLGYSLKRAQLKVFEDFLRCVAPLQLTPAQFSVLLLLDKNPGRNQTEIANTLGILRPNFVAMLDALESRDLCARMRSTNDRRSHILVLTDRGRAVLARAKKLVANKHEARLIEVLGPANHAALLEMLAKLAQEF
- a CDS encoding adenosine-specific kinase, with translation MDLTVVPIVKPDETNFIFGQSHFIKTVEDLHEALVGAVPRIRFGLAFCEASGKRLVRCSGNDDASLALARDNALAIGAGHTFLIFLGDGFFPVNVLAAVRAVPEVCRIYCATANPTQVIVAQTELGRGVLGVVDGASPLGVETDADIAWRKDLLRNIGYKL